In one Sesamum indicum cultivar Zhongzhi No. 13 linkage group LG12, S_indicum_v1.0, whole genome shotgun sequence genomic region, the following are encoded:
- the LOC105175013 gene encoding pentatricopeptide repeat-containing protein At1g66345, mitochondrial, giving the protein MSILFRMFTHKKHALLRFPIPFFPLIHTSSQHMQSNINDSIISIVDSLQKGHNWKILTKKFCSVKFTKPMVENILLQLKEPINSRKALNFFHWSAKEMHFQHGLSSYCIIIHILVKARLIRDAKGLFESVLTRDFSDSKAQTFSVVDSLLENYGVVDSVPFVFDLFIQTCAKLRMVDGVVDACKLLFDHGFTLSVISFNTLLHVMQKSDKAHLVWGVYEHMIDAKICPNEVTMRIMVNALCKEGKLEKFLGIVDRMHGKRCSVPQLIVNTCLVYEMIVENRSEDGLVILKKLLQKNMILDTISYSLIVFAKVKMGNLDAARQIYEEMLKRGFEENAFVCSLFVGAYSEELRIDEAIELLEEMERLGLKPLDETFNQLVKGCSLNGRLEDSLVFCKQMIRMGLLPSLSAINEMFGKLCENGKTKHADEMLTILLDKGFAPDENTYSHLISGYGNDDDMEGLTKLLFEMEYRAISPNVLGFNSLIISLSKCGRLKEAEKYLEIMKAGSLVPSPNVYERLIVGHLQKGSKTRAHQLHSEMVGTNQRPMQDKWD; this is encoded by the coding sequence ATGTCCATTTTGTTTCGGATGTTTACTCACAAAAAACACGCTCTGCTCCGCTTTCCCATTCCGTTCTTCCCCTTAATTCATACTTCCTCACAACATATGCAAAGCAACATCAATGACAGCATCATCTCCATAGTCGATTCTCTACAGAAAGGCCACAACTGGAAAATCCTCACGAAAAAATTCTGCTCCGTCAAATTCACCAAGCCTATGGTTGAGAACATACTCTTGCAGCTCAAAGAACccattaattcaagaaaagcCCTCAACTTTTTCCATTGGTCAGCGAAGGAAATGCATTTCCAACATGGGCTTTCAAGTTACTGCATAATAATCCACATTTTGGTGAAAGCCAGGCTTATCAGGGACGCCAAGGGATTGTTTGAATCAGTCTTAACCAGAGATTTTTCTGATAGTAAAGCGCAAACATTTTCTGTTGTTGATTCGTTGCTTGAGAATTATGGAGTTGTTGATTCTGTCCCGTTCGTGTTTGACttgtttatacaaacttgtgcAAAATTGAGAATGGTTGATGGTGTTGTTGATGCTTGCAAGTTGTTGTTTGATCACGGGTTTACTTTGAGTGTGATTAGTTTCAATACTCTTCTACATGTAATGCAAAAATCTGACAAGGCCCATTTGGTTTGGGGAGTATACGAGCATATGATTGACGCAAAAATATGCCCAAATGAAGTGACGATGAGAATCATGGTTAATGCACTGTGTAAAGAAGGGAAATTGGAGAAGTTTCTTGGTATTGTGGATAGGATGCATGGGAAGAGGTGTTCAGTTCCTCAGCTAATAGTGAATACTTGCTTGGTTTATGAGATGATAGTGGAGAACAGGAGTGAAGATGGGCTGGTGATATTGAAGAAGTTGTTGcagaaaaatatgattctGGATACTATTTCATACTCTTTGATTGTCTTTGCCAAGGTGAAGATGGGCAATTTGGATGCTGCAAGACAGATATATGAAGAAATGCTTAAGAGAGGTTTTGAAGAGAATGCTTTTGTGTGCAGCTTGTTTGTTGGTGCATATAGTGAGGAGTTGAGGATTGATGAGGCAATTGAGCTATTAGAAGAGATGGAAAGGTTGGGTTTGAAGCCTTTAGATGAGACATTTAATCAGCTGGTCAAAGGTTGCTCATTGAATGGACGCTTGGAGGATAGCTTGGTCTTTTGCAAGCAAATGATAAGGATGGGGCTTCTTCCTAGTCTTTCAGCTATTAATGAGATGTTTGGGAAGCTCTGTGAAAATGGGAAGACGAAGCATGCTGATGAAATGTTGACAATCTTGTTGGATAAAGGATTTGCTCCGGATGAAAACACATACTCTCATCTTATTTCTGGTTATggtaatgatgatgatatggAGGGGCTTACAAAACTTTTATTTGAGATGGAATACCGTGCAATCTCTCCTAATGTTTTGGGCTTTAATTCATTGATTATCAGTCTCAGCAAGTGTGGAAGATTGAAGGAGGCTGAGAAGTATCTAGAAATAATGAAAGCTGGATCCCTTGTTCCTAGTCCAAATGTTTATGAGAGATTGATTGTTGGCCACTTGCAGAAGGGTAGCAAGACGAGGGCTCATCAACTTCACAGTGAAATGGTTGGAACTAATCAAAGACCGATGCAAGACAAGTGGGATTAA